CGTCCAGCCGCCCCGCGGCGGCCGGGCTTTTGCCCACCGTGGCGAAGACGAGGTGGCGCCCGTCGGGCGACCAGGCCGGGTTGATCGCCGCCCAGCCGTCCGGCGCCAGAACGGCGGTGAGGTCGCGCGCGGACCCTTCCTCGAAGGCGACCGTCCAGATCGTGCTCATCCAGTCGTCCCGCCGGCGCATCCTCTGGAAGGCGATGCGGGGGCCGCGCGGGGACCATTCGGGAAGAAGGCCGTCGATGTCCTCGAGGACGTGGATGCGGCCTGCGGCCATGTCCCGAATCCGGAGGGTCCATTCGCCGCCCGAGTCCGCGGCGGAGTAGACGAGCCACCGGCCGTCCGGCGACCACGAGGGATGGAGGCTCGGGACCCCGGGTTCGCTGACGTATTCCGGGGCGGCGCCCGCGTGGGCGAGGTCGAGGATCGCGATTTCCCAGAGCCCGCGGCCGTGGGTGGAGAACGCCAGGAGGTTCGGCCGCGCGGGGTTGACCTTGGGGAAGCGCTCGTCGCCGGGCAGCGACGTGAGGCGCACCGGCGCTCCGGGGCCCGTGGGGCGCATGAAAAGGTCGAAGTCGGTGCCGAAGGCGGAGGAGGCGTAGTACAGGGTCTTTCCGTCCGGGGAGATTTCCGGGTCCCGGTCTTCGCCCGAGCGTCCGGAGGTGACCTGGGTGATGGGAGGTTCGGCGCCGGACTCGGAGGGGGGCGCCGGGGGAGGCGGCTCGGGCGCGGAGCAGGCCGCCAGAATCAAGGGGGTCAGGAAGCCCGGCAGCATCCGTTTCATAGCCCCTCTCCGTGGAGTTCTTTATCTATTCATCGGCCGCGGGTTGACCTTTCTTGAGGGCCGGTCTATAAATCCATTTCGTATGGAAGTCGTGGTGGACGGCCGCACCGGGATGGGCGTTCCGGACGAGGGCGGGGTCACGTTCCAGGCCCTTTTCGACGCGCTGCGGCGGGCGGCCGCGCGGAAGCGCCGCGTGGTGGTTTCCTGGACGCTCGACGGGGAGCCGCTGACGCCCGAGCGGCAGGCGGACCTTTCGGGGCAGCCGACGAAGGCGTATGGCCTTCTCGAGGTGAAAACCGCCGACCCGCAGGAGGTGGCCGGACCGACGCTGCGCGGGCTGCGCGGGCACCTGGAGAATCTGGCGCGCGTCCACGACGAGGCGATCGCCTGCATGGCCTCCGGCGAGTATGCGCGCGCGCTCGGCAAGTTCGACGACTGCTTCCACGGGTGGGACATCCTGCTGCGGGCCGTGCGGGACCTGGGGTCTCTGGCCTCGGTGGACTTCAAGGCGCTGCGTTCGGGCGGCGAGTCGCTGGAGCTTCGCGTCCGGGACCTTCAGGAGTCGCTCCTGCGGTTCGGCGCGGCGGTGGAGTTCAAGGACGCCGACCGGATTCTGAGCCTGCTTCGGGATGAACTCAAGCCTCAGTTGAGCGACTGGCGCGAGGTCCTGGAGACCCTGGAGCGGCACGTGGCGGAGCCGGGTCCGTGAGCCGCGACGGCTGGCGGGCGCGCCTGGCGCGCGTGCGGGCGCTCGTCCTGGACGTGGACGGGGTTCTGACGGACGGTTCCCTCTATTACGGCCCCGGCGGGCAATCCTTCAAGCGCTTCGACAGCAAGGACGGGATGGGGATCGTCCTCGTCCAGAAGGCGGGCGTCCGGGTGGCCTTCCTTTCGGCGGAGAAGACCGACATCGTGCGCCGCCGGGCGGAGAAGCTGGGGGTGCGGGACCTTTTTCTGGGCGTCGGGGACAAGGGGGAAGCCTTCGAGCGCTTCCTGAGGGCGCGGCGGCTGAAGGCCGAGGAGACGGCCTACGCGGGGGACGACGTGAACGATCTTGCGCCGCTGCGGCGGGCCGGGGTGGCGATCGCCGTGGCGGACGCGGTGGAGGAGGTGCGGCGGGCCGCCGACTGGGTCACGTCCCGGCCGGGGGGCCGGGGGGCGGTGCGGGAGATGTGCGACGCGATCCTCAAGTTCCGGGGTGCCTCCGTCCGATAAGGGGACGGACGGTTCGAGGAGGGGCCCTATGAGTTCGGGATCGTTCAAGTTCCTCCAGCCGACGCGCGCCTGGCGGGAGATGAGGATTCTGGAGGAGATCGGTCGCACTCCGCGGGTGAGCCAGCGCGGGCTGGGGCGGGCGGCGGGTCTGAGCGCGGCGATGGTCAACGCGTACGTGGACGCTCTTGTGGCCGGGGGGTACGTCGAGGTGGTGGGGGATACGAACCGGACGTACCGGTACTACCTGACGCCGGAAGGATGCCGGCGGCGGGATCTTTTGCGGGCCGAGCTGGCGGCCGAAGTCGAAGCCCTGCGGGCGTCGGGACTGGGCCTCATGACGGGCTGACGGGTCGCCCGTTTCTGGACTTGGCCTGCGGCGCGTCCTATATTGCTCCCCCATGCCGCCGGCCACCCTCCTTTCGGGCTGCACCGTCCTGGACGCGGAACTCTACCTGCCCCGGGGCGACATCCTGATCGAAGGGGGCCGGATTCGTAAAGTCGCCTCCCGGATCTCCGCCCGGGGCGTCCGGGTGGTGCCCGCGCGGGGCCTGGTGGCGGTGCCCGGCCTCATCGACACGCAGATCAACGGCGGCTTCGGCGTCTCCTTCAGCGAGGCCTCCCCCGACCAGGTGGCCGACATCGCCCGCCGGCTTCTCTCGCACGGCGTCACGGGGTTTCTCCCCACCCTCATTTCGCTCCCGAAGGACGTGACCCTGCGGGCGATCGGAAACGTCGTCCGGGCGGCCGGCTCCCCGGGCGGCGCCCGCATCCTGGGGCTCCACCTCGAGGGACCCTTCCTCCATCCCGAACGCCGCGGCGCCCACAAGGAGGAACATCTGCGCCGCCCCTCTCTTGCGGAGTTCCGCCGCTACCTCCGCGCCGCGCGCGGCCTTCTCCGGATGATGACGCTCGCGCCCGAGCTTCCCGGCGCCCTCGCC
The window above is part of the Planctomycetota bacterium genome. Proteins encoded here:
- a CDS encoding HAD family hydrolase yields the protein MSRDGWRARLARVRALVLDVDGVLTDGSLYYGPGGQSFKRFDSKDGMGIVLVQKAGVRVAFLSAEKTDIVRRRAEKLGVRDLFLGVGDKGEAFERFLRARRLKAEETAYAGDDVNDLAPLRRAGVAIAVADAVEEVRRAADWVTSRPGGRGAVREMCDAILKFRGASVR
- a CDS encoding winged helix-turn-helix transcriptional regulator; translation: MSSGSFKFLQPTRAWREMRILEEIGRTPRVSQRGLGRAAGLSAAMVNAYVDALVAGGYVEVVGDTNRTYRYYLTPEGCRRRDLLRAELAAEVEALRASGLGLMTG